A stretch of the Malus sylvestris chromosome 10, drMalSylv7.2, whole genome shotgun sequence genome encodes the following:
- the LOC126586711 gene encoding THO complex subunit 7A-like: MLPKGRKVSGRGEAVAANYAFGPLEDDVIIKHRLLTRTTTTRGEPPLKKLQKKFTSLFVELDKNDDNFADCDKLAKAFLQELNTFEIPLLKSKAVVDANLREKHNFDELREEINRQIVQAKTDIEMLKKQLEESKIERRHKEECESIRKLIATQPPRSETLKIISDLEKEIAALDAENTASSRTLELRKKQFALLLHVVDELQNTIEEEQRSLIEEKEQKNGMEDATGGSEPMHVD, translated from the exons ATGCTGCCGAAAGGAAGAAAAGTTTCAGGGCGAGGAGAGGCCGTGGCGGCGAACTACGCGTTCGGGCCACTCGAAGATGACGTCATCATCAAACACAGACTTCTCACTCGGACCACCACCACGAGAGGCGAACCGCCATTGAAGAAGCTCCAGAAGAAGTTCACGTCCCTGTTCGTCGAGCTCGACAAGAACGATGACAACTTCGCCGACTGCGACAAGCTGGCCAAGGCTTTCCTCCAGGAGCTCAACACGTTCGAGATTCCGCTCCTCAAGAGCAAAGCCGTCGTGGATGCGAATCTCCGGGAGAAGCACAATTTTGACGAGCTGAGGGAGGAGATTAACCGGCAGATTGTGCAGGCGAAGACCGACATTGAGATGCTCAAGAAGCAGCTCGAGGAGAGTAAGATCGAAAGAAGGCACAAGGAGGAGTGTGAGTCGATCAGGAAATTGATTGCTACCCAGCCTCCGCGGTCCGAGACTCTCAAGATCATATCAGATTTGGAGAAGGAGATTGCAGCATTGGATGCGGAGAACACCGCCAGTTCGCGGACGCTGGAGCTGAGGAAGAAGCAGTTTGCTCTGCTCCTGCATGTG GTGGATGAGTTGCAGAATACCATAGAGGAAGAGCAGAGGAGTTTAATTGAGGAGAAAGAGCAGAAAAATGGAATGGAGGATGCAACTGGGGGCTCAGAACCAATGCATGTTGACTAG
- the LOC126584905 gene encoding vacuolar iron transporter homolog 4-like — MATNSQTSLAEGKCAIIITPNDLEHQTTLDQKEFDYSKRSQWLRAAVLGANDGLISTASLMMGVGAVRQDIKAMILTGFAGLVAGACSMAIGEFVSVYSQLDIEVAQMKRDNQNKKNNQEVHVAEDDGGDEDDKESLPNPLQAAAASALAFSVGAMVPLLAASFIRGYKVRLGVVAAAVSLALVLFGWLGAKLGKAPVMRSVMRVLVGGWMAMAITFGLTKLIGSSGL, encoded by the coding sequence ATGGCGACAAACAGCCAGACTTCCCTAGCTGAAGGCAAGTGTGCCATCATAATCACCCCAAACGACCTCGAGCACCAAACAACGCTAGACCAAAAGGAGTTTGACTACTCCAAACGCTCCCAATGGCTCCGCGCTGCCGTCCTAGGCGCCAACGACGGATTAATCTCAACTGCGTCGTTGATGATGGGAGTCGGAGCTGTGAGACAAGACATTAAGGCCATGATACTAACCGGGTTTGCTGGACTAGTAGCCGGAGCATGTAGCATGGCCATTGGAGAGTTTGTCTCCGTGTACTCCCAGCTGGACATAGAGGTGGCTCAAATGAAAAGAGACAATCAGAACAAGAAAAATAACCAAGAAGTTCACGTGGCAGAAGATGATGGTGGAGATGAAGATGATAAGGAGAGCCTGCCCAACCCTTTACAAGCAGCAGCTGCATCAGCACTGGCGTTTTCAGTGGGAGCAATGGTTCCATTGCTAGCAGCGTCGTTTATAAGGGGGTACAAGGTGAGGTTAGGAGTTGTGGCCGCGGCTGTGAGCTTGGCTTTGGTGCTGTTTGGGTGGTTGGGAGCTAAGTTGGGGAAGGCGCCAGTTATGAGATCAGTGATGAGGGTTTTGGTTGGAGGTTGGATGGCCATGGCGATTACCTTTGGGTTAACAAAGTTGATTGGCTCCAGTGGGCTGTGA